From Butyricimonas paravirosa, one genomic window encodes:
- a CDS encoding FimB/Mfa2 family fimbrial subunit, with amino-acid sequence MKIFNKLLFMLLAVGMFSSCIKEDMDDCPKYSVNTLSLSYKGDGTAEIFNEKIERVVMYVFDKNEQLVTTRELTKDELAQRSVCLPELEPGTYRVTCFGNLIKDQVNDLYCGDCDKIYCAAPGYFKKETISSNDPLYYSSLELTVTEEDQNRELLFASSHYKVLVEVAGVPAESNLSLEVCGVLPYTNFENKAGGNPVDYKLDTEYSDGQFNALSNIMRHSDHSAVDVCVRDVNGNEIAKINLAEFLRANPEIDCSKHEVLIPIHFEFKSVGVEIGVPDWFVVPDVKPEF; translated from the coding sequence ATGAAGATATTCAATAAATTATTATTCATGCTGCTGGCGGTAGGGATGTTTAGTAGTTGTATCAAGGAGGATATGGATGATTGCCCGAAATACAGCGTGAACACCTTGTCGTTGAGTTACAAGGGCGACGGTACTGCCGAGATTTTTAACGAGAAGATCGAGCGCGTTGTGATGTATGTTTTCGACAAGAACGAACAACTTGTAACAACGAGAGAGCTAACTAAAGATGAGTTGGCACAACGTAGTGTTTGTTTACCAGAGTTGGAACCGGGAACATACCGGGTTACCTGTTTTGGAAACTTGATAAAAGATCAGGTGAATGACCTGTATTGCGGGGATTGTGACAAGATTTATTGTGCAGCCCCAGGATATTTTAAGAAAGAGACAATATCCAGTAATGATCCGCTTTACTATTCATCGTTGGAATTGACGGTGACGGAAGAGGATCAAAATAGAGAACTTCTTTTTGCGAGTTCGCATTATAAAGTGCTTGTGGAAGTGGCTGGAGTTCCGGCTGAGTCCAACCTGTCGCTAGAAGTGTGCGGTGTTTTACCCTATACGAACTTCGAGAATAAGGCAGGTGGTAATCCTGTGGATTATAAACTTGATACAGAATATAGTGACGGGCAATTTAATGCCCTATCCAATATAATGCGTCATTCGGATCATTCGGCTGTTGACGTGTGTGTGCGGGATGTTAATGGAAATGAGATTGCTAAAATAAATTTGGCGGAATTTCTAAGAGCAAATCCGGAAATTGATTGCAGTAAACATGAGGTGTTGATTCCAATTCATTTCGAATTCAAGTCAGTAGGTGTGGAAATTGGAGTGCCGGATTGGTTTGTCGTTCCGGATGTTAAACCTGAATTTTAA
- a CDS encoding fimbrial protein gives MNRISNHIISILLAVVFLVGCDKSGEQLTVSNDGSDRIILRFASDKAIESRASEDGTSVESKVEKLDVFIFDEGELFYYESVEPHGATVTLEKPKSAFVKPTYSIYLVANSTNPSKPLSEIKNLTELRQVTETSTTENPLNEIDPTEENGSFLMSGNVDNVELNDGNADVNTEININLARAAAKIEVVLIEGANEDGDWFQFAPPSNSNTFRLNNWQGVSYVLPDVDMGVLPSADLKKADPYAGNVKFGKETVDGKEVQTITMTTYSYSNDWSTGGSVYEKMTHLVVRVPYMKTSADGGVDEVVDKNYYTVPVSKTNMLKPNHLYRVRVTLKGTGAENEGEDTNLEDIEYEVVSWEDLDIQIGADALPHYLTLNRDELELHNMADDNTSIAFSSSSEVKIVDGSLKVYYYNKYGTETRVTDRQVLNEIKITPDEGLNGNLNIKSPIPTNNLIRYIEFKVWNGDEECEPITVMVKQYPQEYITYYFGWYSYRKDFGFNYESENKGNGYVTATTYNSNNDTWGYDDDYNLRSKYFGSKVAEQPSAEGYGNQSNYDISWYYWGWGEIREATIRSEKNPRMYHVQITSSALPKFPEDEEFDRIHPNVTYQLGIPRKDALGRTERDEANNNLVSPSFMIASRLGFISGDLPEDDDEVAYKQAASHCANYVEVYYPRDEKGRRLKDASGRELEPVVLDDWRLPTKAELLIIMRYQGTSDQGTEAMEYLLNAPEYMSAGGFVVNPHSTSTGNAIRCVRDHYVNKEINK, from the coding sequence ATGAATAGAATCAGTAATCATATTATCAGTATATTGTTGGCAGTCGTGTTTCTCGTCGGCTGCGACAAGAGCGGGGAACAGTTAACTGTTTCGAACGATGGAAGTGATCGTATTATTTTAAGATTTGCTTCAGATAAGGCAATAGAATCTAGAGCATCCGAAGATGGAACTAGTGTCGAAAGTAAAGTAGAGAAATTGGATGTATTTATTTTTGATGAGGGAGAACTTTTTTATTATGAATCAGTGGAACCCCATGGTGCTACCGTGACATTAGAAAAACCGAAATCTGCTTTTGTCAAACCTACTTATTCTATCTATTTGGTTGCAAATAGTACAAATCCGAGTAAACCATTAAGTGAGATAAAAAATCTCACGGAGTTACGACAGGTAACGGAAACTTCAACAACAGAGAATCCGTTAAATGAGATAGATCCAACAGAAGAAAATGGAAGTTTCTTGATGAGCGGGAATGTGGATAATGTGGAATTGAATGATGGAAATGCAGATGTTAACACGGAAATTAATATTAATTTGGCACGTGCGGCTGCTAAAATTGAGGTCGTGTTGATCGAGGGGGCTAACGAGGATGGCGATTGGTTCCAGTTTGCACCGCCAAGTAATTCAAATACTTTTCGTTTGAATAATTGGCAAGGGGTTTCTTACGTGTTGCCGGATGTTGATATGGGTGTATTGCCTAGTGCGGATTTGAAAAAAGCTGATCCTTATGCGGGAAATGTGAAATTTGGAAAAGAAACTGTTGATGGGAAAGAGGTTCAGACAATTACGATGACAACTTATTCGTACTCGAATGATTGGTCAACAGGTGGAAGTGTATATGAAAAAATGACACACTTGGTTGTGCGAGTTCCTTATATGAAGACGTCTGCGGATGGTGGAGTTGATGAGGTCGTGGACAAGAATTATTATACGGTACCTGTTTCTAAGACAAATATGTTGAAGCCTAATCATCTTTACCGGGTGCGGGTAACACTGAAAGGAACAGGAGCGGAGAATGAGGGTGAGGATACGAATTTGGAAGATATTGAATACGAGGTTGTGTCATGGGAGGATTTAGATATTCAGATTGGTGCTGATGCTTTACCGCATTATCTTACATTGAATCGAGACGAGTTGGAATTGCATAATATGGCGGATGATAATACTTCTATTGCTTTTTCATCATCAAGTGAAGTGAAAATAGTTGATGGATCCCTTAAAGTTTATTATTATAATAAGTATGGAACAGAAACGAGAGTGACGGATCGACAAGTTCTCAATGAAATTAAGATTACCCCGGATGAAGGTCTTAATGGCAATCTGAATATAAAGAGTCCTATACCGACGAATAATTTAATTCGTTATATTGAATTTAAGGTATGGAATGGGGATGAAGAATGTGAGCCGATTACCGTGATGGTTAAGCAATATCCACAGGAATATATTACATATTATTTTGGATGGTACTCTTATAGAAAAGATTTTGGTTTTAATTATGAAAGTGAAAATAAAGGGAATGGATATGTGACAGCAACAACATACAATAGTAATAATGATACTTGGGGATATGATGATGATTATAATCTTAGAAGTAAGTATTTTGGTTCTAAAGTTGCTGAACAACCTTCTGCAGAAGGTTATGGAAACCAATCTAATTATGATATTTCATGGTATTATTGGGGGTGGGGGGAAATAAGAGAAGCTACTATTCGGAGCGAAAAAAATCCGCGGATGTATCATGTTCAAATAACTTCATCGGCTTTGCCGAAGTTTCCAGAAGATGAGGAATTTGATAGGATCCATCCGAATGTGACCTATCAATTGGGTATCCCTCGTAAGGATGCTTTGGGACGGACAGAAAGGGATGAGGCTAATAATAATTTAGTTTCTCCATCATTTATGATTGCATCTCGTTTAGGTTTTATTTCGGGAGATTTACCAGAGGATGATGATGAAGTAGCTTATAAACAAGCAGCGAGTCATTGTGCGAATTATGTAGAGGTTTATTATCCCCGAGATGAAAAAGGACGTCGTTTGAAAGATGCGAGTGGCCGCGAATTAGAACCAGTGGTTTTAGACGATTGGAGATTACCGACTAAAGCTGAATTGTTAATTATCATGCGTTATCAAGGAACTTCAGATCAAGGAACAGAAGCAATGGAATATTTATTAAATGCTCCAGAATATATGAGTGCGGGAGGTTTTGTTGTAAATCCTCACTCTACGTCTACAGGCAATGCTATCCGTTGTGTTCGGGATCATTACGTGAATAAAGAAATAAATAAATAG